One segment of Streptomyces sp. TG1A-8 DNA contains the following:
- a CDS encoding CatB-related O-acetyltransferase, with amino-acid sequence MPVPADPTVLHPMPEQPRVVLLKPLLKSPLIEVGEYSYYDDPDDATAFETRNVLHHYGPEKLIIGRFCALGTGVRFLMNGANHRMDGPSTFPFPTMGGSWADHFDLLTGLPNRGDTVVGHDVWFGHGTTVMPGVRIGHGAIIGSGAVVTGDVPDYGIVGGNPARLVRRRYGEDEIARLLAVAWWDWPAEHITEHVRTIMSGSIADLEAAAPADPHP; translated from the coding sequence GACGGTCCTCCACCCGATGCCCGAGCAGCCGCGGGTGGTACTGCTCAAGCCGTTGCTGAAGTCCCCGCTGATCGAGGTCGGGGAGTACTCCTACTACGACGACCCGGACGACGCGACCGCGTTCGAGACGCGCAACGTCCTCCACCACTACGGACCGGAGAAGCTGATCATCGGCAGGTTCTGCGCGCTGGGCACGGGCGTGCGGTTCCTCATGAACGGTGCCAACCACCGGATGGACGGCCCCTCGACCTTTCCCTTCCCCACGATGGGCGGTTCCTGGGCCGATCACTTCGACCTGCTCACCGGCCTGCCGAACCGGGGGGACACCGTCGTCGGCCACGACGTCTGGTTCGGCCACGGCACGACGGTGATGCCCGGCGTGCGGATCGGGCACGGCGCGATCATCGGCTCCGGCGCCGTGGTCACCGGCGACGTACCCGACTACGGCATCGTCGGCGGCAACCCGGCCCGCCTCGTCCGCCGCCGTTACGGCGAGGACGAGATCGCCCGGCTGCTGGCGGTGGCCTGGTGGGACTGGCCCGCCGAGCACATCACCGAACACGTGCGGACGATCATGTCGGGCAGCATCGCCGACCTGGAAGCCGCCGCCCCGGCGGACCCGCACCCGTGA